In Rhodamnia argentea isolate NSW1041297 chromosome 11, ASM2092103v1, whole genome shotgun sequence, one genomic interval encodes:
- the LOC115751142 gene encoding cyclin-dependent protein kinase inhibitor SMR6-like — MGFSEKPQVGACLESEGSRKWVIAGISIRASLKPVSTEPKPRTNRDDADEEERETPSTTPTSKESRIPEKLQCPPAPRKRRPSSSRCHFNGVREFFNPPDLESVFKRHVERTN; from the coding sequence ATGGGTTTCTCGGAGAAGCCACAAGTGGGCGCATGCCTAGAATCCGAAGGAAGCAGAAAGTGGGTGATCGCCGGAATCTCCATACGAGCCTCGCTCAAGCCCGTGAGCACCGAGCCGAAGCCCAGGACGAACAGAGACGACGCGgacgaggaagagagagagacgcccTCGACGACACCGACGTCGAAAGAATCCAGGATACCCGAGAAACTGCAGTGCCCGCCCGCCCCGAGAAAGAGGCGGCCATCGTCGTCGAGGTGTCATTTTAATGGCGTCAGAGAGTTCTTCAACCCTCCCGATTTGGAATCAGTGTTCAAGCGCCATGTTGAGAGGACaaactga